The window AAACATAATGACAATTATCTTAAAATATGATATTCTTTATTCAGTGTTCCGCCTAGCAGTAATTTAGTTCCATCAGATGGTACAAATTTGTTGCGATTTCTAAACCTCTATTCAAAAAATGATTTAATATTAGATCGATCTAAAAATTGAAAGCGCTGTCGTACAACTATTGATAACGGCATTCAAATAGGAAAGCCTCCTAGCGATCCAGTTATATAGAGTGAATTAGGAGACGATTTTCTGCATGTTCACTGCGGAACAATAGAGGGACACTAAATTAAAGTTTATTGAGAATTAAGCGGGGGAGTGTGAGATTTGAAAACATTTATCATTCTCATGGATAAAATCAACTTTTTATTGAAAATTCTTTTGGGGACTTTCTTGGCAATCGCTTTAATCGTTCTTACATGGCAAATTGTCGCTAGGGCTGTTTTTAACGCTCCATTAACTTGGTCGTCCGAATTGTTGCGTTATTTACTCGTTTGGATTACCTTCTTAGGAGCAGGATTGGCGATTCGTTATCAGAAATTAATTCGCTTAGAATTTTTATTTTCAATGATTAAATTTCCGCCAACCTTTGAAAAAGTAATTCGCTCCTTAGCTGTAATTATCACAATGGTATTTTGTGTGGTCATCTTGCTATTTAGTCTTCAAATTTTGGAAATCGTTCATTTGCAAAAATCTGCTGCCTTGCATATTCCTATGTCTATTCCATACTTAGCCATCCCCTTTGGCAGCTTGATCATGCTTTTTAACACATTGGTTGCTTGGCTCGAAGGCGACTGGGATAAGGAAGGAGGCGAAGTTATCTAATGGGTCCACTGCTGTTATTTGGTTCATTCATGTTTTTTCTAATAATTAGTGTGCCAGTGGCTATATCTGTTGGACTATCTTCTGCAATCATGATTTTTCAAGATGGCATGCCTCCGACAATTATTATTCAGCGACTATTTACGACAATTGATTCTTTCACTTTGTTAGCAGTTCCTTTTTTTATCTTGGCGGGTGCTTTGATGGAGAAAGGAGGAATGTCCAAACGTTTAGTTGACTTTGCTTATGCAATAGTGGCATCCCGAACTGGCGGGCTAGGAATGGTGGCCGTATTAGCCTGTATGTTTTTCGCTTCGATTTCTGGATCGGGGGTTGCAACGGTAGCCGCTGTCGGTTCTATTATTATTCCTGCGATGGTTGCTAAGGGGTATGATAAAGGTTTCGCCTCGTCAACAGTTGCGGCAGCGGGAGAATTGGGAGTAGTTATACCTCCTAGTATCCCACTAATCCTATATGGGGTAGCCGCCGGTGTATCTATCAAAGATTTGTTTTTTGCTGGCATTATACCAGGAGTAATGATCGGATTTTCTTTTATGCTATTGGTATATATAGTTGCCAAAGTGAAAAACTATTCCGGAGACACGGGATATACGTGGAAAGAAAAGTTTATTTCTTTTAAAGACGGAGTTTTAGCCCTCATCATGCCATTCATCATTCTTGGCGGTATTTATAGTGGTATTTTTACACCGACAGAATCTGCAGTAGCAGCTTGTGTATATGCGCTTATTATTGGGCTCTTCGTATATAAAGAGTTGAAGTGGAAAGAGCTACCCCAAATCTTCTATAATGCGGCATTAACAAGTTCAGTTGTTTTGGTCATCATCGCAAATGCAGGTTTATT is drawn from Sporosarcina sp. FSL W7-1349 and contains these coding sequences:
- a CDS encoding TRAP transporter small permease; translation: MKTFIILMDKINFLLKILLGTFLAIALIVLTWQIVARAVFNAPLTWSSELLRYLLVWITFLGAGLAIRYQKLIRLEFLFSMIKFPPTFEKVIRSLAVIITMVFCVVILLFSLQILEIVHLQKSAALHIPMSIPYLAIPFGSLIMLFNTLVAWLEGDWDKEGGEVI
- a CDS encoding TRAP transporter large permease; this translates as MGPLLLFGSFMFFLIISVPVAISVGLSSAIMIFQDGMPPTIIIQRLFTTIDSFTLLAVPFFILAGALMEKGGMSKRLVDFAYAIVASRTGGLGMVAVLACMFFASISGSGVATVAAVGSIIIPAMVAKGYDKGFASSTVAAAGELGVVIPPSIPLILYGVAAGVSIKDLFFAGIIPGVMIGFSFMLLVYIVAKVKNYSGDTGYTWKEKFISFKDGVLALIMPFIILGGIYSGIFTPTESAVAACVYALIIGLFVYKELKWKELPQIFYNAALTSSVVLVIIANAGLFGWILTSDGVPQTVAEWFSGISNNPIIFLLIINLLLFIVGMFFDSGAAILILAPILVPVAITYGIDPIHFGIVMIVNLAMGMITPPFGVNLFMVSQVANIRMEQLLKYTALFVGVMIINILLLSYIPSISTWLPQVFTK